The sequence AACAACATCATAGGCCGAACgcactgcttcagaatgaaaaccgcactgcattggacgggcaagcgagctgcataatttcttttgtcggacgtaatttttctcatacgagtttttgttgtctttctCATACGACCACACAtttctttgttttatttttaatGTTAGAAATTATTCCGCACTTCAAGGACGAGGCGAGTGAGCCGCTAGGACAAGGCGAGTGAACCACACTATTTTTTGCTTGTAGTCTGCAACTCCTAatgatttttttggttttttaacaCATGAGTGCAATTTGTTTTTTTGGGAGAAGTGAACCACAACATAAATCGAAGTGGGCTGCATGGTTTTTCCTCGTTGTTTTTTAAAAGTATAAAGGATTTTTGGACTACACGACTGAGGCCAGTGAACCTGCTTGAACGATTCAGGTGTACTGATTTTTTTTTTTTAAAGTGCATAGTGAAACACACAGACTTTATAAAGCGGACCTCACGGATTTTTAAAAATGAACTACAATACTTTGAAAAAATGTACTTCTTCGGTTCACCGAGGGCACTGCTTTTACAGAGAAAGATTTTACAAACTGAGCAATAACCCATGATGTTGTGTAATAAAATTATgtccctttcttttcttttgtctCCATGTTATAATCATCACACACAAAATACAGCCCACTACACATTTTTAAATGCCCGCACGCAATGACACAATGCGGTGCCTGCCTTGCAAGCACATGATTGCTCATTTTGCTAGTGAACTTCACAAGCTTTTCTCAATCACAGTGAAATATTTAAGACAACTCCAGAGCAAAATAGGTGAATTGCCAAAAggcaaaaagaaaggaaaatattTTAACAGCTCCTCTCGGTGCTCAATGTAAAAGCTTTAGCAGCAACCTTGTTCAATTTTTGTTTCTACTCTTCTTTGAAGCATATCAAATAGTTTATCCTAGATTATTCTGGAAATCTCAGTTACATAATAAATGTGCAACGTTCTTGTCTAGAGCACAACAAACACAAAGCGTTAGAGATACTTTTTCTTTTACAAGATTGTcacgtttttttaaaaaaaaaattatgAGCTACTACCAGCTACAGCAAGAGGAACACATGCAACCTAGGGGGATCATGAAGCTGCCATAGAGCCGGGCTAAAGACAAGCATAACAGCACACACGCAAGTTAAGAGCAGCATATAACGATTGTGAGGAGTAGATTCGAGAGCTATCCATTTTCCAAACCGGGGAATCCTCTTTTTCTGAATGTTGTGGTAGAGCGCTGCTGTGCACGGACGCTAGCTGCACTTGACGTGCACGGACGCTTGTCGGATTGCACGCGAACGAGCCCTGAACCGCACGCGAGAGTCGCCAAAACTGCATGTCATGGTCGGCAGATTGCAGGGGAAGAGATGGCCCTTGCCGGACTCCACACGCATGAGCCCTGAACCGCATGGCGACCGTCTCCGAGCTGCAGAACCATGGTCGACGGACCACATGGGAAGAGATGGAGATGGTGCTCTCTCGACTGCATGCACACAAGCCCCTAACTGCATGGCGAGCATCTCCGAGTGGCACGGCCATGGTCCAGCTACCAATGGGAAGAGATGGCGCTCGCTGTATTGCACGCACACAAGCTCCGAACGGCATCGCGAGCATCTCTGAGCTGCACGACCACAACACCCACATACTATGAGGCACAATCCTTTTTATGAAATCTTCggccatcgaggaggagcacctcACCTCGCATGGAGTGAACTGCACATGCCGCCGGTGGAGCTGCCGGACTGCTGTGTGAATGAACACATGTGGACAAGGGGGAGAGAGCAGAGTGGTCGCCGTAGCTGCTGGCCAAACTGCCTGCAGCTGGTCGTCGCGGGAGGGTCATTGGTGGCACTGTTGAACTGCACGAGGAAGCCAAATCGCCAACATCGGGCTCGGGAGCTCGGTCGCGCTCCTTTTGGTGGGGTGAACTGCACCTGTTCCCTTCTGCCCCCGCCATGAGCGCGCTCCTCCGTCGCTGCTCCATTCCTCCCCAAGCAGCATGGCGAGCGGAAAGGAGAGAAGGCAGCACCCGAGCTGCATGGGAGCGGCAACCGAGCTGCATTTGGGGGACGACGCCCTGAGCAGCTGCGGGTGCAGGGGTGGAAGATGGGAGCACGACGGTGTCTCCCGGTGCTGCGGGACACGGCGAGGTGGCGGAAATTAACCGGGCAGCTAGCTAGGCGCCGGATCTGGCTGACGGTGGCTGGATCCGACACGAGAAACCATGGTGACGGCCGAATCTAGAGCAGCGGCGGGTGGAAAAGATTTTCGAGATGGCCATGGCTTCACGTACAGCACGAGAGAGATTGAGTGAGGGTAAGGAGGGAAAATAAGGAGAGAAAGCAAGGCGGCGccgtccggcgcggcggcggggcagaTCGATGAAGAGCATGGGAAGGGCGCAGCTCAGCTCTGCTCCGTGAGGCCAGCCCTCATAGCTGCTGCCATGGATCTGGAAGGTCGAGCTTCACCATTGAACTAGTTGCCCTCATCGACCGGGATGCGTGCAGATCCATGGGAGGAGGTGGCGGGTGCACGCCGGCTCTGGGGATGGTGATTTGGGGAAGAACCCGCACAGCCCGCTGTTGCGGTAAAAGGTGTGGAGAGGAAGGGGAGAAAGCGGGGAAGGGAGGGGCGGCACCGCTGCCGGCCGATCCCACGGAAGGAGGCAGGGAGGGGAGGTGCGGCGGCTCTCCCGGCCGCTCCCGCGGTAGAaggcgaggaggggagggaagGGCAGCGGCATGGAGGtgagggtgttagcagaataagatactaggtgttattagaataagactcttaaggatgttaacgaggtcatgctcctttttaatttTCACATACAAAATACtcctcccccagagtctctgcagattttcaagtaccaatcatgcaatcttcgcatcatcgttaatagagatctttcatctttgacgagaggcttcccgtactcgtatctttgtatttgcacctccatgggttcataatgtacttcgtcgggcaggtaatctacaagattgctataaccgggcaccatcctcggatcattatcgacgttgtggctaggcaccttgagcggggggcacgaaaTAGACCcatcatatacatatatatatatatatatatatatgtacacggcagcacaggggacacaatcatattttcagacaCAAATTATAAATATAACCTCCTAATCAAAATATTTTTACAATAATTTGAATCATCACTCGAAGAGGAGATTCTTCGGGtactgcgcctctatcaggcgggcaccctccttgacctgcgccaagtagtgctcggccggatattgacCCCCTACCGGATTTTGAGACGCTATcatagtggcatccatatccgtccagtACGCTTTAACGcgtgcaagggccatccgcgcaccctctatgcatgctgacctcctcatggcatcgatccggggcacgaccccaaggaactgttgcactaaaccaaagtagtTGTCCGGCTTAGTCTCCTTCGACCAAAGATGATCTATTATAGACCGCatcgcaagcccggacagcctgtgaaactccgccacagcagccatcttatTGCTTAACGGCAGCGGGCGGGTGGGAGCATGGAATTGCggccaaaaaagcttctccacctccttttcaccctgatctttgaagaactccatgGCATCCGCCGTACTCTTAGCCAGGTCCGCGTATGCGTCCGGCGAGCTCCAGAGTCCATcaaggggagcgtacttcggatcgaagaacttcgtccacagcaaataggagcctccagccgcgatttttccggcctgttgaagctcctcccacgCACCCCGgagctcggtccgtatttccttggtggcattcagcgccttgctcaggtcagccgatttatcttcatgctccttcttcaggagctcataccggtcagtggCATGTTTTAAGtcgatagccatttcggctatcttttcctcgcttcggcgatgagtagcctgttcggctctcaattcctcggccgcctttagggcagccacattgctcacctgagcttgttccttggctagagcaagttcaGTCCTTAgtgcctccacggcagcagcaccatctacagtccAAACAAATTATATTAATACATGCCACCTTAATTTTTCTATGCAATGGGAGACAGGGCACATACCTTGTGAGGtatccagccgctcattcatcagagtaatattggcatcaatcgacccaatttgcctcgacagttcggcaacttcaaccgacgggccggcggccggacccacaggtacct comes from Triticum aestivum cultivar Chinese Spring unplaced genomic scaffold, IWGSC CS RefSeq v2.1 scaffold52407, whole genome shotgun sequence and encodes:
- the LOC123172603 gene encoding uncharacterized protein encodes the protein MQLGCRSHAARVLPSLLSARHAAWGGMEQRRRSALMAGAEGNRCSSPHQKERDRAPEPDVGDLASSCSSTVPPMTLPRRPAAGSLASSYGDHSALSPLSTCVHSHSSPAAPPAACAVHSMRAQRCSRCRSELVCVQYSERHLFPLVAGPWPCHSEMLAMQLGACVHAVERAPSPSLPMWSVDHGSAARRRSPCGSGLMRVESGKGHLFPCNLPTMTCSFGDSRVRFRARSRAIRQASVHVKCS